The proteins below come from a single Pieris brassicae chromosome 1, ilPieBrab1.1, whole genome shotgun sequence genomic window:
- the LOC123712733 gene encoding methionine aminopeptidase 1 isoform X1: MAAVGLCETPGCNSNAQLQCPTCIKFGIQGSYFCSQDCFKKSWKTHKIIHSLAKGDNSDGTNGEYNPWPSYAFTGKLRPYPQSAKREVPPHIGRPDYADHPTGFPASENAAKGSGQIKVLDDEEIEGMRVACRLGREVLDEAAKACGVGVTTDEIDRIVHEACIEKECYPSPLNYHNFPKSCCTSVNEVICHGIPDMRPLQDGDLCNVDITVYHRGFHGDLNETFFVGNVPETSQKLVKVTYECLQKAIEIVKPGEKYREIGNVIQKHAQANGFSVVRSYCGHGIHRLFHTAPNVPHYAKNKAVGVMKPGHCFTIEPMINEGGWRDEQWPDHWTAVSADGTRSAQFEQTLLVTETGCDILTQRATGRPWFLDQLEKLK, translated from the exons ATGGCCGCAGTTGGTCTGTGCGAAACACCGGGATGTAATTCAAATGCCCAGTTACAGTGTCCAACTTGTATAAAGTTTGGAATACAGGGCTCATATTTCTGCTCACAGGATTGTTTCAAGAAATCTTGGAAAACTCACAAAATCATCCATTCGTTAGCGA AGGGTGATAATTCTGATGGAACCAACGGAGAGTATAACCCGTGGCCGTCCTATGCTTTTACCGGCAAGTTAAGACCTTATCCACAAAGCGCAAAACGTGAAGTGCCGCCACACATTGGTCGTCCGGACTATGCAGACCATCCTACAGGATTTCCCGCATCCGAGAACGCTGCTAAGGGTTCAGGTCAGATAAAGGTGCTGGATGACGAGGAAATTGAAGGAATGCGAGTGGCTTGTCGCTTAGGGCGGGAAGTTCTTGATGAAGCTGCTAA GGCATGTGGTGTTGGTGTAACAACAGATGAAATTGACAGAATAGTTCATGAAGCATGTATAGAAAAAGAGTGCTACCCTAGCCCTTTGAACTATCACAACTTTCCTAAAAGCTGTTGTACATCAGTTAATGAGGTTATCTGTCATGGTATTCCTGATATGCGTCCATTGCAG GATGGTGATCTTTGTAATGTTGACATTACAGTTTACCACAGAGGCTTCCATGGTGATCTTAATGAGACTTTCTTTGTTGGAAATGTACCAGAAACCTCACAAAAGCTTGTAAAAGTCACATAtgaatgtttacaaaaagCTATTGAAATTGTTAAGCCTGGAGAAAAATATCGTGAAATTGGCAATGTCATACAGAAGCATGCTCAAGCAAATGGCTTTAGTGTAGTTCGGTCATATTGTGGACATGGGATACATAGACTGTTCCATACAGCTCCTAATGTGCCACATTATGCTA AAAATAAAGCCGTTGGAGTGATGAAACCTGGGCACTGCTTTACCATTGAGCCAATGATCAATGAAGGAGGGTGGCGGGATGAGCAATGGCCAGATCACTGGACTGCTGTCAGTGCTGATGGGACAAGGTCTGCTCAG tttgAACAAACTCTACTTGTTACCGAGACTGGGTGTGACATATTGACACAACGAGCCACAGGCCGACCCTGGTTCTTGGATCAATTGGAAAAACTGAAGTAG
- the LOC123712733 gene encoding methionine aminopeptidase 1 isoform X3: MSNRKMLEAELPLAAIIVLPGSNNYEGDNSDGTNGEYNPWPSYAFTGKLRPYPQSAKREVPPHIGRPDYADHPTGFPASENAAKGSGQIKVLDDEEIEGMRVACRLGREVLDEAAKACGVGVTTDEIDRIVHEACIEKECYPSPLNYHNFPKSCCTSVNEVICHGIPDMRPLQDGDLCNVDITVYHRGFHGDLNETFFVGNVPETSQKLVKVTYECLQKAIEIVKPGEKYREIGNVIQKHAQANGFSVVRSYCGHGIHRLFHTAPNVPHYAKNKAVGVMKPGHCFTIEPMINEGGWRDEQWPDHWTAVSADGTRSAQFEQTLLVTETGCDILTQRATGRPWFLDQLEKLK, from the exons agCAATAGAAAAATGTTAGAAGCGGAGTTACCTTTGGCGGCAATTATTGTATTGCCTGGCTCCAATAACTACG AGGGTGATAATTCTGATGGAACCAACGGAGAGTATAACCCGTGGCCGTCCTATGCTTTTACCGGCAAGTTAAGACCTTATCCACAAAGCGCAAAACGTGAAGTGCCGCCACACATTGGTCGTCCGGACTATGCAGACCATCCTACAGGATTTCCCGCATCCGAGAACGCTGCTAAGGGTTCAGGTCAGATAAAGGTGCTGGATGACGAGGAAATTGAAGGAATGCGAGTGGCTTGTCGCTTAGGGCGGGAAGTTCTTGATGAAGCTGCTAA GGCATGTGGTGTTGGTGTAACAACAGATGAAATTGACAGAATAGTTCATGAAGCATGTATAGAAAAAGAGTGCTACCCTAGCCCTTTGAACTATCACAACTTTCCTAAAAGCTGTTGTACATCAGTTAATGAGGTTATCTGTCATGGTATTCCTGATATGCGTCCATTGCAG GATGGTGATCTTTGTAATGTTGACATTACAGTTTACCACAGAGGCTTCCATGGTGATCTTAATGAGACTTTCTTTGTTGGAAATGTACCAGAAACCTCACAAAAGCTTGTAAAAGTCACATAtgaatgtttacaaaaagCTATTGAAATTGTTAAGCCTGGAGAAAAATATCGTGAAATTGGCAATGTCATACAGAAGCATGCTCAAGCAAATGGCTTTAGTGTAGTTCGGTCATATTGTGGACATGGGATACATAGACTGTTCCATACAGCTCCTAATGTGCCACATTATGCTA AAAATAAAGCCGTTGGAGTGATGAAACCTGGGCACTGCTTTACCATTGAGCCAATGATCAATGAAGGAGGGTGGCGGGATGAGCAATGGCCAGATCACTGGACTGCTGTCAGTGCTGATGGGACAAGGTCTGCTCAG tttgAACAAACTCTACTTGTTACCGAGACTGGGTGTGACATATTGACACAACGAGCCACAGGCCGACCCTGGTTCTTGGATCAATTGGAAAAACTGAAGTAG